GGCCGGCCGGGTCGCCGGCGCGGGCGTCGCGCTCGTCGTCGTCGCGGCCCTCGTCGTCGTCACCTCCGGCACCCTCGCCCGGCAGGCGGGCCGCGGCGCCGCGGCGCTGCTCGACGCGGCCTCCGGGCAGGGCGGGGCGCTCGCGAGCGCGGCAGAGGTCGTGGGGTCCGCGGCGACCCGCGTGACGGGGTCCCGCGCCGGGGCCGTCGACCCCGCCGTCGGCGCCCCCCTGGTCGCGCTGTCCGCGCCCGGCACCGAGCAGGCGTGCGAGGAGGGCACGGTCCTGCCCGACGGCGACGCGGACGTCGTCCGGGCGCTGGAGGGCAGCCTCACGCGCACCGGCGACGAGCGGGGCCTCGCCCTCGCCGCGTGCCCGCTGTCGGCCGTGACCTCCTGGGTGCTGCTCGGCGGGACGACCGTCGGGGAGCGGCCCTCGGTCGAGATCACGGCGACCGGGGAGACGCCCGCCCTCGTCGACGTCACCGTCGGGTCCGTCGACGGTCCGGTGGAGACCCCGGCCGCGACGGGGCTGCTCGTGCCGCCGGGCCGCTCGACGAGCGTCGCCGTCGACTCCCTGGCCCCGGACCAGCCGGCCGTCGTCGTCCGCGTCACGGCACGCTCGGGCACGGTGGCGGTCACCGGCAGCGACCGCGGCCTCGACGGGCTGGTGCCCCGCGGTCGGGACACGGTGCCGGCGCAGACCACGCCGTCGAACACCGCCGTGCTGCCGACGGTGCTCGTACCGGTCGGCCCGGGCGCCTCGAGCCGGCTGCTGCTCGCCCCGGCCGGTCCCACGGCCGCGGTCGCCCAGGTGCAGGTGAGCGGCGCGGACGGCCTCGTCGACCTCGGCGCCGACACGGTCGTGGCGCTGCCCGGCGGTGGCGTGCGCACCGTCGACCTCACGTCGCTGCCACCCGGTCGCTACAGCGTCCGCGTGCTCGCCGACGCCCCCGTGCTCGCCTCCGCGACGTGGGAGCGGCGCCGCGACGGGGCGCCGCTCGAGGGCCTCACCGGGGTCCCGTCGGACCGCGCGTGGGTGCACGCGGTGTCCCCGCTGGACGCCGACGGGGCCCTGGTCTCGCTCGCGGGCCTGCGGGACGTCGAGGCCCTCGAGGGCGCGACGGTCGAGGTCGTCGCGACCGACGTCGAGCAGGACGTGCGCGGGCGGCTGGAGCTGCTCGACGCCGAGGGTGCGGTGCTCGCCGCGCGCGACCTCACCGGCGACGGCGGCACGGGCGACAGCGTGCGCCTCACCGACCTCGCCGACCTCGCCGGGGACGCCGGCGCGGGTGCCGCGACGCTGCGCGTCGTACCGGCGGGGGTGCCGCTGCACGTCGTCGTCCGGGCCTCGACCGAGGACGAGGACGGCCCGCTCGTCGCCGCGGCGTCCGTCCCGGGGGCGCCGCCCGCGCCCACGGTCGTGCGGCTCGTGCCGGTCCCGCTGCCCGACCTGCCTGCTCCCGTCGAGGCGCCGCTCGAGCAGTCGGCGACGGACGGGGCGGCCGAGGACGGTGGACCGGCGGACCCGGGCGACCAGGCCGGGACGGACGGGACGGACGGGACGGACGAGACGGACGGGACCTCGGCGCGGCCGTCGCCGCGGTCTCAGCCCGGGTCGTAGCCCGGGTCGACCTCGTCGGGGGAACGACCGAGGAGCTCGGCGACCTGCTCGACGACGACCTGCCGCACGAGCTCGTCGAGGTCGTCCTCCGCGCGCTGCTCGACGGGACGGCGGTACACGACCAGGCGCGCGGGCCGCGACCCGTCGGCCTCGAAGACGCGGGCGAGCGGGACCGCACCGTCCTCCCACGTCGCCGGGTCGCTGGGCGGCACCTCCTCCACGGCGACGTCGACCTGGGCGAGCTGGTCCCCCCACCGGCCCTCGAGGCGGGACACGGCCGCCACGACGAGCGCGTCGAAGCGCTGCGAGCGCGTCCGCGCGGCGGGCAGACCGCTCGGCAGCAGCGGTCCGCGCAGCCCGCGGCCGCGCCGGTCGCGTCGGTCCGCGCCTCGCCGGCGGGGTCGGGGAGGGGCCACCGGTGCACGCTAACGCGCGCCCGGCACGTCGCCGGTCCGGATGCGCACCGCGCGGCTACGGTGTCCCGGTGAGGTCCACGCGTCGCTGCTCGCGGTCGGGGTGCGCCGCGGACGCGGTGGCGACCCTGACCTACGTCTACTCCGACTCCACAGCCGTCCTGGGTCCGCTCGCGACGTACGCCGAGCCGCACTCCTACGACCTGTGCGGCGCGCACGCCGAGCGGCTGACCGCCCCCCGGGGCTGGGAGGTCGTCCGGCTCGCCGTCGACGACCACGGGCCCGTCGGACCCAGCCAGGACGACCTCCTCGCGCTCGTCGACGCGGTCCGCGAGGCCGCCCGGCCGCGCCCGCAGCACGGCCCCGTGGGCGACGCCCCGGGGGCGCCGGCCACCGGGACGCAGGGGCGGCGGGGGCACCTGCGCGTGCTCGGGCCCGCCGGCACCGGCCACCGGGAGCCCTGAGCGTCGTCCGGCCGGCGCGTAGGGGTCCGAGCCGGGCCGACCGGTCGACCGACGGCCGGGCCGGCCGGAGCCTGTCCGGTTGCGCCCGCTTCGCCGCGACACGCCCGAGGACTCAAGGTCCCGGACGGTGCGGCCGAGACGTGTGGGAGCCGACCGAGCCGTCCCGAGGAGAGTCCTGTGCCCGCAGCCCGCGCCGCCACCCGCACCCCGCTCACCACCGTCCCCCGCCAGCGCCGCG
This genomic interval from Aquipuribacter sp. SD81 contains the following:
- a CDS encoding DUF5719 family protein codes for the protein AGRVAGAGVALVVVAALVVVTSGTLARQAGRGAAALLDAASGQGGALASAAEVVGSAATRVTGSRAGAVDPAVGAPLVALSAPGTEQACEEGTVLPDGDADVVRALEGSLTRTGDERGLALAACPLSAVTSWVLLGGTTVGERPSVEITATGETPALVDVTVGSVDGPVETPAATGLLVPPGRSTSVAVDSLAPDQPAVVVRVTARSGTVAVTGSDRGLDGLVPRGRDTVPAQTTPSNTAVLPTVLVPVGPGASSRLLLAPAGPTAAVAQVQVSGADGLVDLGADTVVALPGGGVRTVDLTSLPPGRYSVRVLADAPVLASATWERRRDGAPLEGLTGVPSDRAWVHAVSPLDADGALVSLAGLRDVEALEGATVEVVATDVEQDVRGRLELLDAEGAVLAARDLTGDGGTGDSVRLTDLADLAGDAGAGAATLRVVPAGVPLHVVVRASTEDEDGPLVAAASVPGAPPAPTVVRLVPVPLPDLPAPVEAPLEQSATDGAAEDGGPADPGDQAGTDGTDGTDETDGTSARPSPRSQPGS
- a CDS encoding metallopeptidase family protein — encoded protein: MAPPRPRRRGADRRDRRGRGLRGPLLPSGLPAARTRSQRFDALVVAAVSRLEGRWGDQLAQVDVAVEEVPPSDPATWEDGAVPLARVFEADGSRPARLVVYRRPVEQRAEDDLDELVRQVVVEQVAELLGRSPDEVDPGYDPG
- a CDS encoding DUF3499 domain-containing protein; translation: MRSTRRCSRSGCAADAVATLTYVYSDSTAVLGPLATYAEPHSYDLCGAHAERLTAPRGWEVVRLAVDDHGPVGPSQDDLLALVDAVREAARPRPQHGPVGDAPGAPATGTQGRRGHLRVLGPAGTGHREP